Proteins from one Enterobacter bugandensis genomic window:
- a CDS encoding LysR family transcriptional regulator, whose amino-acid sequence MDKIHAMQLFVRVAELESFSRAAETLTLPKGSVSRQIQALENRLGTQLLHRTTRRVSLTQDGMVYYERAKDLLANLDELDGMFQHDPSSISGRLRVDMPVGVARNVVIPKLPAFLQQYPGIELELSSSDRLVDVVREGFDCVVRVGSLKDSGLIARPLGKLSVINCASPDYLARFGYPDTLDDLGSHAVIHYAAMLGSRPQGFEFYNGSTTQWIKTGGVLTVNSTETYQAACLAGLGIIQAPRVGVRDLLRAKKLIEILPQYRAEPMPVSLIYPHRRNLSRRVHLFMEWLTELTKAYVD is encoded by the coding sequence ATGGATAAAATTCACGCAATGCAGCTGTTTGTTCGCGTCGCGGAACTGGAGAGTTTTTCCCGCGCAGCAGAGACATTAACGCTGCCGAAAGGCAGCGTTTCCCGGCAAATTCAGGCACTGGAAAACCGGCTTGGCACCCAGCTACTGCACCGTACCACGCGCCGCGTCAGCCTGACGCAGGACGGCATGGTCTATTACGAACGGGCAAAAGATCTGCTGGCGAACCTGGATGAGCTGGACGGCATGTTTCAGCACGATCCCTCCAGCATCAGCGGAAGGCTGCGCGTGGATATGCCCGTTGGCGTTGCTCGAAATGTCGTCATCCCCAAACTGCCTGCGTTTTTACAGCAGTATCCGGGTATCGAACTGGAGCTCAGCAGCAGCGATCGTCTGGTGGATGTGGTCCGCGAAGGGTTTGATTGCGTCGTCCGCGTGGGTTCCCTGAAGGACTCAGGGCTGATAGCCCGTCCGCTGGGCAAGCTGTCGGTGATCAACTGCGCCAGCCCGGATTATCTGGCGCGTTTTGGCTACCCTGACACGCTGGACGATTTAGGCTCGCACGCCGTGATTCATTATGCCGCGATGCTGGGAAGCCGCCCTCAGGGCTTTGAATTTTATAACGGCAGCACGACGCAGTGGATAAAAACGGGCGGGGTGCTAACCGTCAACAGCACGGAAACTTACCAGGCCGCCTGCCTTGCCGGGCTGGGGATCATTCAGGCCCCGCGCGTTGGGGTGCGCGACCTGCTGCGCGCAAAGAAACTGATTGAGATCCTCCCGCAGTATCGCGCGGAACCGATGCCTGTCTCCCTGATTTACCCCCACCGGCGCAACCTCTCTCGCCGGGTTCACCTGTTTATGGAGTGGCTAACCGAACTCACAAAAGCTTACGTGGACTAG
- the yhjD gene encoding inner membrane protein YhjD: MTPENNPQRPTQHLDYEPIKKMETEPEEAKAPGTASKALGTVTSLAERIQQFPMVAHLIRATERFNDRMGNQFGAAITYFSFLSMIPILMVSFAAAGFVLASHPTLLQDIFNKILNNVSDPTLATTLKSTINTAVQQRTTVGIVGLLIALYSGVNWMGNLREAIRAQSREVWERKPQDQEKIWVKYFRDFISLIGLLIALVVTLSITSVAGSAQQMIISALYLDYIEWLKPAWRGIGLAISIFANYLLFFWIFWRLPRHRPRKKALLRGTLIAAIGFEVIKIVMTYTLPSLVKSPSGAAFGSVLGLMAFFYFFARLTLFCAAWIATAEYKGDTRMPGKTHR; the protein is encoded by the coding sequence GTGACGCCGGAAAATAACCCGCAACGACCCACCCAACATTTAGATTATGAACCCATCAAGAAGATGGAAACCGAGCCGGAAGAGGCTAAAGCCCCTGGTACCGCCAGCAAGGCGCTGGGCACCGTCACCAGCCTGGCGGAGAGAATTCAGCAGTTTCCCATGGTTGCGCATCTTATACGTGCGACCGAGCGCTTTAATGACCGCATGGGGAACCAGTTCGGTGCCGCGATCACCTATTTTTCGTTCCTGTCGATGATCCCCATCCTGATGGTGTCGTTTGCTGCGGCCGGTTTTGTACTCGCGTCGCATCCAACGCTGCTGCAGGATATTTTCAATAAGATCCTGAATAACGTCAGTGACCCAACCCTCGCCACCACGCTAAAAAGCACGATTAACACCGCCGTTCAGCAGCGCACCACCGTCGGGATCGTCGGTTTGCTCATCGCCCTTTACTCCGGCGTTAACTGGATGGGCAACCTCCGCGAAGCTATTCGCGCCCAGTCGCGCGAGGTGTGGGAGCGTAAACCGCAGGATCAGGAGAAAATTTGGGTTAAATATTTCCGCGACTTTATTTCGCTGATTGGCCTGCTTATCGCGCTCGTCGTCACACTCTCCATTACCTCCGTGGCGGGCTCCGCGCAGCAGATGATTATTTCTGCGCTCTATCTTGATTACATCGAATGGCTGAAGCCCGCCTGGCGCGGCATCGGGCTGGCGATTTCCATCTTCGCCAACTACCTGCTGTTCTTCTGGATTTTCTGGCGCTTGCCTCGGCATCGTCCGCGTAAGAAGGCGCTACTCCGCGGCACATTGATTGCGGCGATCGGCTTTGAAGTGATTAAGATCGTGATGACCTACACCCTGCCGTCGCTGGTGAAATCCCCGTCCGGCGCGGCATTTGGCTCGGTGCTGGGGCTGATGGCGTTCTTCTACTTCTTCGCGCGTTTAACCCTGTTCTGCGCGGCGTGGATTGCCACCGCCGAGTACAAAGGCGACACGCGAATGCCCGGAAAAACACACCGTTAA
- a CDS encoding MFS transporter yields MQSTATTLDSGAENVPVNSRNKVVVASLIGTAIEFFDFYIYATAAVIVFPHIFFPQGDPTAATLQSLATFAIAFVARPIGSALFGHFGDRIGRKVTLVASLLTMGISTVAIGLLPTYETIGILAPVLLALARFGQGLGLGGEWGGAALLATENAPPRKRALYGSFPQLGAPIGFFFANGTFLLLSWLLTDEQFMSWGWRIPFVFSAVLVLIGLYVRVSLHETPVFAKVAAAKKQVKVPLGTLLTKHVRVTVLGTFIMLATYTLFYIMTVYSMTYSTAAAPVGLGLPRNEVLWMLMMAVIGFGVMVPIAGLLADKFGRRASMITITTLIILFALFVFPPLLSSGSPALVMAYLLIGLSLMGLTFGPMGALLPELFPTEVRYTGASFSYNVSSILGASVAPYIATWLQANYGLFYVGVYLAAMAALTLIALLLTHETKHQAL; encoded by the coding sequence ATGCAATCAACAGCCACAACACTCGACTCTGGTGCGGAAAACGTCCCGGTAAACTCGCGCAATAAAGTTGTCGTCGCATCGCTGATTGGCACCGCCATTGAGTTCTTCGACTTTTACATTTACGCCACCGCAGCGGTCATCGTTTTCCCGCATATTTTCTTCCCGCAGGGAGACCCGACGGCGGCGACGCTACAGTCTCTGGCGACCTTTGCTATCGCGTTTGTGGCGCGTCCGATTGGCTCCGCGCTGTTTGGACACTTCGGCGATCGTATTGGGCGTAAAGTCACCCTGGTGGCCTCGCTGCTGACAATGGGCATCTCCACCGTGGCGATCGGCCTGCTGCCGACCTACGAAACCATCGGCATTCTGGCGCCGGTCCTGCTGGCGCTGGCGCGTTTTGGTCAGGGTCTGGGGCTGGGCGGTGAATGGGGTGGCGCGGCGCTGCTGGCGACCGAGAACGCCCCGCCGCGTAAACGTGCGCTGTACGGTTCATTCCCGCAGCTTGGCGCGCCGATTGGCTTCTTCTTTGCCAACGGGACCTTCCTGCTGCTCTCCTGGCTGCTGACGGACGAACAGTTCATGAGCTGGGGCTGGCGTATTCCGTTTGTCTTCTCGGCCGTGCTGGTGCTGATTGGCCTGTATGTGCGTGTTTCCCTGCATGAGACACCGGTGTTCGCAAAAGTAGCCGCGGCGAAAAAACAGGTAAAAGTGCCGCTGGGCACCCTGCTGACCAAACACGTGCGCGTGACCGTGCTGGGCACGTTTATCATGCTGGCGACCTACACGCTGTTCTACATCATGACGGTGTACTCCATGACCTACAGTACCGCCGCCGCACCGGTTGGGCTGGGCCTGCCGCGTAACGAAGTGCTGTGGATGCTGATGATGGCGGTGATTGGGTTTGGCGTGATGGTACCGATTGCCGGCCTGCTGGCGGATAAGTTTGGTCGTCGTGCGAGCATGATTACGATCACCACGCTGATCATTCTGTTTGCTCTGTTCGTCTTCCCGCCGCTGCTGAGTTCAGGTAGCCCGGCGCTGGTGATGGCGTACCTGCTGATTGGCCTGAGCCTGATGGGGCTGACCTTCGGCCCGATGGGCGCGCTGCTGCCGGAGCTGTTCCCGACGGAGGTGCGTTATACCGGCGCGTCGTTCTCCTATAACGTCTCGTCTATTCTGGGTGCGTCCGTGGCACCGTATATCGCCACCTGGCTGCAGGCAAATTATGGTCTGTTCTACGTGGGCGTTTATCTGGCGGCCATGGCGGCGCTGACGTTGATTGCGCTGCTGCTGACGCATGAGACTAAGCATCAGGCGCTGTAA
- a CDS encoding AsmA family protein translates to MTKTTRVISWITGIFLLLIAIVVIIIATFDWNRLKPTINQKVSTELNRPFAIRGDLGVVWERQKEETGWRSWIPWPHVHADEIILGNPPDIPEVTMVHLPRVEATLAPLALLTKTVYLPWIKLQQPDARLIRLSEKNNNWTFNLASDGEKDPNAQPSSWSFRLDNILFDRGRIAIDDKVSKADVEILVDPLGKPLPFSEVTGNKAKGDSAKAGDYVFGLTAKGRYNGQPLNGKGKIGGMLALRSEGTPFPVQADFRSGNTRVAFVGTVNDPMNMGGVDLQLKFAGDSLGELYELTGVLLPDTPPFETDGHLVAKIDTEKSSVFDYRDFNGRIGDSDIHGTLIYTTGKPRPKLEGDVESRQLRLADLGPLIGVDSGKGTKSKEVKKDVQPAGKVLPYDRFETDKWDVMDADVRFKGRKIEHGSTLPLSDLSTHIILKNADLRLQPLKFGMAGGTISSNIHLEGDKKPMQGRAEIQARRLKLKELMPNVELMQKTLGEMNGDADIRGVGNSVAALLGSGNGNLKLLMNDGLVSRNLMEILGLNVGNFIIGQIFGDDEVRVNCAAANVDLVNGVARPQIFAFDTENAVINVTGTASMASEQLDLTIDPESKGIRIITLRSPLYVRGTFKNPQAGVKPGPLIARGAVAAALATLVTPAAALLALISPSEGEANQCRTILSQMKK, encoded by the coding sequence ATGACAAAAACAACCAGGGTCATTTCCTGGATTACAGGGATTTTCTTGTTGTTGATCGCGATCGTCGTCATCATTATCGCGACGTTTGACTGGAACCGCCTTAAGCCGACCATCAACCAGAAAGTCTCAACTGAGCTGAACCGTCCCTTCGCCATTCGTGGCGATCTGGGTGTGGTATGGGAGCGTCAGAAAGAGGAGACCGGCTGGCGAAGCTGGATCCCCTGGCCGCACGTCCACGCCGACGAAATTATTCTCGGCAACCCGCCAGATATCCCCGAAGTGACTATGGTGCATCTGCCGCGCGTGGAAGCCACGCTGGCGCCGCTAGCGCTCCTGACCAAAACCGTCTATCTGCCGTGGATCAAGCTCCAGCAGCCCGATGCGCGCCTGATCCGCCTCTCTGAAAAAAACAATAACTGGACGTTTAACCTTGCCAGCGACGGCGAAAAAGATCCGAATGCCCAGCCTTCTTCGTGGTCATTCCGTCTGGACAATATTCTTTTCGATCGCGGGCGGATCGCCATCGACGATAAGGTCAGCAAGGCAGACGTGGAGATCCTGGTCGATCCGCTGGGTAAACCGCTACCGTTTAGCGAAGTCACGGGCAATAAAGCGAAAGGCGATAGTGCCAAAGCGGGTGATTATGTCTTCGGCCTGACGGCAAAAGGGCGCTACAACGGTCAGCCGCTTAACGGGAAAGGGAAAATCGGCGGCATGCTGGCGCTCCGGAGCGAAGGCACGCCATTCCCGGTGCAGGCGGATTTCCGCTCGGGGAATACGCGCGTGGCGTTTGTGGGGACGGTCAACGACCCGATGAACATGGGGGGCGTTGACCTGCAGCTCAAGTTCGCCGGTGACTCGCTTGGCGAACTGTATGAACTGACTGGCGTACTGCTGCCGGATACCCCGCCGTTCGAAACGGACGGGCATTTGGTTGCCAAAATTGATACCGAAAAATCGTCCGTTTTTGACTACCGGGATTTCAACGGCCGCATCGGCGACAGCGATATTCACGGCACGCTGATCTACACCACCGGAAAACCACGGCCAAAACTGGAAGGGGATGTCGAATCCCGCCAGCTGCGTCTGGCCGATCTTGGCCCGCTGATAGGCGTGGATTCGGGCAAAGGGACAAAGTCAAAAGAGGTCAAAAAGGACGTTCAGCCTGCGGGAAAAGTGCTGCCTTACGATCGCTTTGAAACCGATAAGTGGGACGTGATGGATGCGGATGTGCGCTTCAAAGGGCGCAAGATTGAGCATGGCAGCACGCTGCCGCTGAGCGATCTCTCGACGCATATCATCCTGAAAAATGCCGACCTGCGCCTGCAGCCGCTGAAGTTTGGCATGGCGGGCGGGACGATTTCCTCTAACATTCACCTGGAAGGCGATAAAAAGCCGATGCAGGGGCGGGCGGAGATCCAGGCGCGTCGATTGAAGCTGAAAGAGCTGATGCCGAACGTGGAGCTGATGCAGAAAACCCTCGGTGAAATGAACGGCGATGCGGACATTCGCGGGGTGGGGAATTCCGTGGCGGCACTGCTGGGCAGCGGCAACGGTAACCTGAAACTGCTAATGAACGACGGTCTGGTCAGCCGCAACCTGATGGAGATCCTGGGGCTGAACGTCGGTAACTTTATCATCGGGCAAATCTTTGGCGATGACGAGGTGAGGGTGAACTGCGCGGCGGCGAATGTGGATCTGGTTAACGGCGTGGCGCGTCCGCAGATTTTTGCCTTCGACACGGAAAACGCGGTGATTAACGTGACCGGTACCGCCAGCATGGCCTCCGAGCAGCTGGATTTGACCATCGATCCGGAAAGTAAGGGGATTCGTATTATTACCCTGCGCTCGCCGCTTTACGTCCGTGGGACCTTCAAAAATCCGCAGGCGGGCGTCAAGCCCGGGCCGCTGATTGCGCGTGGTGCGGTGGCCGCAGCCCTCGCGACGTTGGTCACCCCGGCCGCCGCGCTGCTGGCGTTGATTTCGCCGTCAGAAGGCGAGGCGAATCAATGCCGGACGATTTTGTCGCAGATGAAGAAGTAA
- the pdeH gene encoding cyclic-guanylate-specific phosphodiesterase produces the protein MKSEQVIQRLSTTPEASIENLQEHRYWLQCERAYTWQPIYRTDGRLMAIEILTVVTHPSNPTQRIAPDRYFAEVAVRQRLDVLEEQLRMLATKQAFFEQHTILASVNVDGPTLLALRQNAKLQELIATLPWLRFELVEHVRLPQDSSFASMCEFGPLWLDDFGTGMANFSALSEVRYDYIKVARDLFIMLRQTPEGRNLFTLLLQLMNRYCQGVIVEGVETLEEWRDVQNSPAAAAQGYFLSRPVPMDLLESARTTL, from the coding sequence ATGAAGTCAGAGCAGGTTATCCAGCGGCTGAGCACTACGCCTGAGGCAAGTATTGAGAACTTGCAGGAGCATCGCTACTGGCTGCAATGTGAGCGCGCGTACACCTGGCAGCCGATCTATCGAACGGACGGTCGGCTGATGGCAATTGAGATTTTGACCGTCGTTACGCATCCCTCAAACCCTACTCAGCGTATCGCGCCGGATCGCTATTTTGCCGAAGTTGCCGTTCGCCAGCGTCTGGACGTGCTGGAAGAGCAGCTCCGTATGCTGGCGACGAAACAGGCCTTTTTCGAGCAGCATACGATCCTCGCCTCGGTGAACGTGGATGGCCCAACTCTGCTGGCGCTGCGTCAGAACGCGAAGCTGCAGGAGCTGATCGCCACCCTGCCGTGGCTGCGCTTTGAGCTGGTGGAGCACGTGCGCCTGCCGCAGGATTCCTCGTTTGCGTCAATGTGTGAATTTGGCCCGCTGTGGCTGGATGACTTTGGCACCGGTATGGCGAACTTCTCGGCCCTCAGCGAAGTGCGCTACGACTACATCAAGGTGGCCCGCGATCTGTTCATCATGCTGCGCCAGACCCCGGAAGGGCGGAATCTGTTTACGCTGTTATTGCAGTTGATGAATCGCTATTGCCAGGGGGTGATCGTTGAAGGCGTGGAAACGCTGGAAGAGTGGCGTGATGTGCAAAACTCTCCCGCAGCGGCGGCGCAAGGCTATTTCCTCTCTCGCCCCGTGCCGATGGATCTCCTCGAAAGCGCCAGAACGACCCTCTGA
- the kdgK gene encoding 2-dehydro-3-deoxygluconokinase: MSKKIAVIGECMIELSQKGAEVSRGFGGDTLNTSVYIARQVAPEALTVNYVTALGTDSFSQQMLEAWQSEHVDTSLIQRMENRLPGLYYIETDSTGERTFYYWRNEAAAKFWLESDAAGAICEELATFDYLYLSGISLAILSPVSREKLLSLLRECRANGGKVIFDNNYRPRLWASREETQQVYQQMLQCTDIAFLTLDDEDALWGEKPVEDVIARTQAAGVSEVVIKRGAESCLVAIAGEAVVEVPAVKLAKEKVIDTTAAGDSFSAGYLAVRLTGGTPEAAAQRGHLTASTVIQYRGAIIPREAMPV; encoded by the coding sequence ATGTCCAAAAAAATTGCCGTGATTGGCGAATGCATGATTGAGCTGTCACAAAAAGGCGCGGAAGTCAGCCGCGGATTTGGTGGCGATACGTTAAACACCTCGGTTTACATTGCCCGTCAGGTTGCGCCTGAGGCACTCACCGTGAACTACGTCACCGCCCTTGGTACGGACAGCTTCAGCCAGCAGATGCTGGAAGCCTGGCAAAGTGAACATGTTGACACCTCGCTTATACAGCGTATGGAAAACCGCCTGCCTGGACTGTACTACATCGAAACTGACAGCACCGGCGAACGCACGTTTTATTACTGGCGTAACGAAGCCGCGGCCAAATTCTGGCTGGAGAGCGACGCCGCTGGGGCCATCTGCGAAGAGCTGGCGACGTTTGACTATCTCTATCTGAGCGGCATTAGCCTGGCGATTTTAAGCCCGGTCAGCCGCGAAAAGCTGCTCTCGCTGCTACGCGAATGCCGCGCCAACGGCGGGAAGGTGATTTTTGATAACAACTACCGCCCGCGCCTGTGGGCCAGCCGCGAAGAGACGCAGCAGGTTTATCAGCAGATGCTGCAGTGCACGGACATCGCCTTCCTGACGCTCGATGATGAAGACGCCCTGTGGGGTGAAAAGCCGGTTGAGGACGTGATTGCCCGCACGCAGGCGGCCGGCGTGAGCGAAGTGGTGATTAAGCGCGGCGCGGAGTCGTGCCTGGTCGCGATTGCGGGTGAAGCGGTGGTTGAGGTCCCTGCGGTGAAGCTGGCCAAAGAGAAAGTGATTGATACCACCGCGGCGGGGGATTCCTTCAGCGCGGGCTACCTGGCGGTACGCCTGACGGGGGGAACGCCGGAAGCGGCGGCACAGCGTGGGCACCTGACGGCCAGCACCGTGATTCAGTATCGCGGGGCGATTATTCCGCGCGAGGCGATGCCTGTTTAG
- a CDS encoding M16 family metallopeptidase, translating to MQGTKIRLLTGGLLMMAAASYVQADALQPDPAWQQGTLANGFQWQVLSTPQRPSDRIEIRLSVNTGSLTESTQQTGFSHFIPRLALTQSGSLQAVQVRSLWQQAIDPKRPLPPAVVSYDYTMFNLSLPNNRNDLLKEALTYLSDASGNLAITPDTVNYALSNGDMVATWPADTKEGWWRYRLKGSTLLGHDPAEPLKQPVDVEQVKSFYQKWYTPDAMTLIVVGNVDSRAVVEQINKAFGDLKGKRETPAPVPTLSPLRAEPVSIMTDTVRQDRLSVMWDNAWQPIRESAALLRYWRADLAREALFWHVQQTLSKNNVKNIGLGFDCRVLFQRAQCAINVESPGDKLNANLGVVAKELAKVRKEGLSEEEFNALLAQKKLELQKLFATYARADTDILISQRIRSLQNQVVDIAPEQYQKLRQDFLNGLTVNMLNQDLRQQLSQDMALILLQPKGEPEYDMKELQKTWDSIMATASQPAQAATADDLHQDASDIPQGQ from the coding sequence ATGCAGGGCACAAAAATTCGACTCTTAACCGGCGGTTTGCTGATGATGGCAGCAGCCAGTTATGTGCAGGCAGATGCGCTCCAGCCAGACCCGGCCTGGCAACAAGGCACGTTAGCGAACGGTTTTCAGTGGCAGGTGTTATCTACTCCACAGCGTCCCAGCGATCGTATTGAAATCCGTCTGTCCGTAAATACCGGCTCCCTTACGGAAAGCACTCAGCAAACCGGTTTTAGCCATTTTATTCCCCGTCTGGCGCTCACGCAGAGCGGCAGCTTGCAGGCAGTACAGGTGCGTTCGCTGTGGCAACAGGCCATCGATCCGAAACGTCCCCTTCCTCCGGCTGTGGTCTCCTATGACTACACCATGTTTAACCTGAGCCTGCCAAATAACCGTAACGACCTGCTTAAAGAAGCCCTTACCTATCTCTCCGATGCCTCTGGCAACCTGGCGATTACGCCGGACACCGTGAACTATGCGTTGAGCAACGGCGACATGGTGGCGACCTGGCCTGCGGACACCAAAGAGGGCTGGTGGCGCTACCGTCTGAAAGGCTCAACGTTGCTGGGGCACGATCCGGCAGAGCCGCTGAAGCAGCCGGTGGACGTCGAACAGGTAAAATCGTTCTACCAGAAATGGTACACCCCGGACGCGATGACGCTGATCGTCGTCGGCAATGTGGATAGCCGCGCGGTGGTTGAGCAGATCAACAAAGCGTTTGGCGATCTGAAGGGCAAACGTGAAACGCCAGCCCCTGTCCCGACGCTCTCTCCGCTGCGCGCCGAGCCTGTCAGCATTATGACGGACACCGTGCGCCAGGACAGGCTCTCCGTGATGTGGGATAACGCCTGGCAGCCTATTCGCGAGTCTGCGGCGCTGCTGCGCTACTGGCGTGCCGATCTGGCGCGTGAAGCGTTGTTCTGGCACGTTCAGCAGACGCTCAGCAAAAACAACGTGAAGAACATTGGCCTTGGCTTTGACTGCCGCGTGCTGTTCCAGCGTGCGCAATGTGCCATTAACGTTGAATCACCGGGCGATAAACTGAATGCGAACCTGGGTGTGGTGGCGAAAGAGCTGGCAAAAGTGCGTAAAGAGGGGCTCTCTGAAGAGGAGTTCAACGCGCTGCTGGCCCAGAAAAAACTGGAGCTGCAGAAGCTCTTTGCCACCTACGCTCGCGCCGATACCGACATTCTGATCAGCCAGCGGATTCGCTCCCTGCAGAATCAGGTTGTCGACATTGCGCCTGAGCAGTACCAGAAGCTGCGTCAGGACTTCCTGAACGGCCTGACTGTGAATATGCTGAATCAGGATTTACGTCAGCAGCTGTCGCAGGATATGGCGTTGATCCTTCTGCAGCCGAAAGGCGAGCCGGAATATGACATGAAGGAACTTCAGAAGACCTGGGATTCCATTATGGCCACCGCGTCGCAGCCAGCGCAGGCTGCAACGGCTGATGATCTACACCAGGACGCGTCGGATATTCCGCAGGGGCAGTAA
- a CDS encoding dicarboxylate/amino acid:cation symporter — MKTSLFKSLYFQVLTAIAIGILLGHYYPELGAQMKPLGDAFVKLIKMVIAPVIFCTVVTGIAGMESMKAVGRTGAVALLYFEVVSTLALIIGLVIVNVVQPGAGMNVDPSTLDAKAVAVYAEQAKDQGVVAFLLDVIPGSVIGAFASGNILQVLLFAVMFGFALHRLGSKGQLIFNVIESFSQVIFGIINMIMRLAPIGAFGAMAFTIGKYGVGTLVQLGQLIICFYITCILFVVVVLGSIARATGFSIFKFIRYIREELLIVLGTSSSESALPRMLDKMEKLGCRKSVVGLVIPTGYSFNLDGTSIYLTMAAVFIAQATNSHMDIFHQITLLVVLLLSSKGAAGVTGSGFIVLAATISAVGHLPVAGLALILGIDRFMSEARALTNLVGNGVATVVVAKWVKELDHKKLNDTLNNRASDSKNPGLTS; from the coding sequence ATGAAAACCTCACTCTTCAAAAGTCTTTATTTCCAGGTCCTGACAGCCATCGCCATCGGTATTCTGCTGGGTCACTATTACCCGGAGCTGGGCGCGCAAATGAAACCGCTTGGCGACGCGTTCGTTAAGCTCATTAAAATGGTCATCGCCCCGGTGATCTTCTGTACGGTGGTAACGGGCATCGCTGGCATGGAAAGCATGAAGGCGGTGGGCCGTACCGGTGCAGTGGCGCTTCTCTACTTTGAAGTGGTCAGTACCCTTGCGCTGATTATTGGTCTGGTCATCGTCAACGTGGTACAGCCTGGCGCGGGTATGAACGTTGATCCCTCTACGCTGGATGCCAAAGCGGTTGCGGTCTATGCCGAACAGGCGAAGGATCAGGGCGTGGTCGCCTTCCTGCTGGACGTCATCCCTGGCAGCGTCATCGGCGCCTTCGCCAGCGGAAACATTCTGCAGGTGCTGCTGTTTGCCGTGATGTTTGGCTTCGCCCTGCACCGTCTGGGCAGCAAAGGCCAGCTTATCTTCAACGTGATTGAAAGCTTCTCGCAGGTCATCTTTGGCATCATCAATATGATCATGCGCCTGGCGCCGATCGGTGCCTTCGGTGCGATGGCCTTCACCATCGGCAAGTATGGCGTTGGCACGCTGGTGCAGCTGGGTCAGCTGATCATCTGCTTCTACATCACCTGTATTCTTTTCGTGGTGGTGGTGCTGGGCTCCATCGCCCGTGCGACAGGCTTCAGCATTTTCAAATTCATCCGCTACATCCGTGAAGAGCTTCTGATTGTTCTGGGGACCTCCTCTTCAGAATCGGCGCTGCCGCGTATGCTCGACAAGATGGAAAAGCTGGGGTGCCGTAAATCGGTGGTCGGCCTGGTGATCCCGACGGGGTACTCCTTCAACCTTGACGGTACCTCGATATACCTGACGATGGCGGCCGTGTTTATCGCCCAGGCGACCAACAGCCATATGGATATTTTCCATCAAATCACCCTGCTGGTGGTGCTCTTGCTGTCGTCTAAAGGGGCTGCGGGCGTGACGGGCAGCGGCTTTATCGTGCTGGCGGCCACCATTTCTGCGGTGGGGCATCTGCCGGTGGCGGGTCTGGCACTGATTCTTGGTATTGACCGCTTTATGTCTGAGGCGCGTGCTCTTACCAACCTGGTGGGTAATGGCGTGGCCACGGTGGTGGTCGCGAAATGGGTGAAAGAGCTGGATCACAAGAAGCTCAACGATACGCTGAATAATCGCGCGTCTGATAGCAAAAATCCTGGTTTAACCTCCTAA